The following are encoded together in the Geobacter sulfurreducens PCA genome:
- the ric gene encoding iron-sulfur cluster repair di-iron protein — MNEPKNPRGEETAGKTIGEFVAEDYRTAGVFEKYGIDFCCGGNSALSAACRQKGIDPALIVLEIEAAKTDPVARSENFAAWELPFLADYIVAVHHGYIKENIGQIVSHTHKIAEVHGPRHPELAEIAAMFEKIAADLAAHLREEEEIFFPALKRADSAGKAGKKPAQQDVDAIRGDLIRLRREHEEVGDRVHAIRHLARDFTVPGDACNTYAVTYKQLKEFEDDLHKHVHLENNILFLKAERDLIPSLV; from the coding sequence ATGAACGAGCCGAAGAATCCACGAGGGGAAGAAACAGCAGGCAAGACCATCGGCGAGTTTGTTGCCGAGGACTACCGGACGGCGGGCGTTTTCGAGAAATACGGGATTGACTTCTGCTGCGGCGGAAATAGTGCGCTTTCTGCCGCCTGCCGGCAAAAGGGAATCGACCCGGCTCTGATCGTGCTGGAAATTGAGGCTGCGAAGACCGACCCCGTCGCACGGAGCGAGAACTTTGCGGCGTGGGAACTTCCGTTTTTGGCAGACTATATCGTCGCTGTTCACCATGGGTACATCAAAGAGAATATCGGGCAGATTGTCTCCCATACCCACAAGATTGCCGAGGTCCACGGCCCCCGGCATCCCGAGTTGGCCGAAATCGCCGCTATGTTCGAGAAGATTGCAGCCGATCTGGCAGCCCATTTGCGCGAGGAGGAAGAAATCTTTTTTCCGGCCCTGAAGCGGGCCGACTCAGCAGGAAAGGCAGGGAAGAAACCAGCGCAACAGGATGTCGACGCAATCAGGGGAGATTTGATAAGGCTGCGCCGGGAGCACGAGGAGGTGGGCGATAGGGTTCACGCCATTCGCCATCTCGCCAGAGATTTTACGGTCCCCGGCGACGCTTGTAACACCTACGCGGTCACGTACAAGCAACTTAAGGAATTCGAGGATGATCTCCACAAGCATGTGCACCTCGAAAACAATATCCTTTTTCTGAAAGCAGAAAGAGACCTGATCCCCTCGCTGGTATGA
- a CDS encoding DsbC family protein, with protein MTKRLINSCLVGALVAVLAAGSALASPKEGAKEESPEATIKALFPTLPLTSVKKTPIDGLFEVITDGNVIYIYPKTGNVIIGNLFTKEGKNLTAEASNRLVADRYKLITAADKEKAVKVGNGKYEVIEITDPDCPYCRKMHEYWGRRPDVTRYVFFLPLAMHPDAEKKIRYILSAENKELAFWEVYSGELDNKREILDAPRDDKGLLAAHKAIVAKLGVNSTPTFWVQGTYVNGANTQLIEKVIGTCKTAEGMAPGAPVKCEDEGQKK; from the coding sequence ATGACGAAACGACTGATCAACTCCTGTCTGGTCGGGGCGCTGGTTGCCGTACTGGCAGCAGGCTCAGCCCTCGCTTCCCCGAAGGAGGGGGCCAAAGAGGAGAGCCCCGAAGCGACGATCAAGGCGCTCTTCCCAACGCTGCCTCTGACAAGCGTTAAGAAAACCCCAATCGACGGCCTCTTCGAGGTGATTACCGACGGCAACGTCATCTACATCTATCCGAAGACCGGCAACGTCATCATCGGCAATCTCTTCACCAAGGAGGGCAAGAACCTGACGGCAGAGGCGAGCAACCGCCTGGTAGCGGATCGCTACAAGCTCATCACCGCCGCCGACAAGGAGAAAGCGGTGAAAGTCGGCAACGGCAAGTACGAGGTCATCGAGATCACCGACCCCGATTGCCCCTATTGCCGCAAGATGCACGAGTACTGGGGCCGCAGGCCCGACGTGACCCGTTACGTCTTCTTCCTTCCCCTTGCCATGCATCCCGATGCCGAGAAGAAGATCCGCTACATCCTGTCCGCCGAGAACAAGGAACTGGCCTTCTGGGAAGTCTATTCGGGCGAGTTGGACAACAAGCGTGAGATCCTTGACGCCCCCCGGGACGACAAGGGGCTTCTCGCCGCCCACAAGGCGATCGTGGCCAAGCTGGGCGTGAACTCTACTCCCACCTTCTGGGTGCAGGGAACCTATGTGAACGGCGCCAATACCCAGCTCATCGAGAAGGTGATCGGCACGTGCAAGACCGCCGAGGGCATGGCTCCCGGTGCTCCTGTCAAGTGCGAGGACGAGGGGCAGAAGAAATAG
- a CDS encoding ferredoxin — MIKAPWIDKEECISCGLCVDNVSEVFRFDDENKAECYDPNGASEDDIQHGAIDVCPVSCISWSTEPDYLRSFA; from the coding sequence ATGATCAAGGCACCATGGATTGACAAGGAAGAATGCATAAGCTGCGGGCTCTGCGTGGACAACGTTTCCGAGGTGTTTCGTTTCGATGACGAAAACAAGGCGGAGTGTTACGACCCCAATGGCGCATCCGAGGACGATATCCAACATGGTGCCATTGATGTCTGCCCGGTTTCGTGCATCAGCTGGAGTACCGAGCCCGACTATCTGAGGAGTTTTGCCTGA
- a CDS encoding FAD-dependent oxidoreductase gives MKTVIIGGVAGGLSAASQIKRADRDAEVIVLEKSGDPSYAACGMPYNLFFKDTPVEALYALSLDTIRNGRGIDYRLRHEAVAIDPRRQEVTVVDHEQNREYRERYDFLVYATGNRPAPLPLPGFDDPAVCYFKTLDDTRRVKRLIHDQAPACAILVGAGYTNLEVADVLYNMKIRPVIVEKAPAILPAFAAEIRDKVMEKIAEKGIEFHAGVDVQGKEGATVRTTAGDFDAGLVVVAIGVKPNTGLFAAAGGELGAAGAVKVDQFLQTNLPGVFAAGDCAEHYVRQLGRNSYMPLGPVANKQGRLAGNNIAHRDAMTMFHGIDQTAAFKFFDLTIATTGLNERQLREMGTDFGKIHVDTPTRGSFPGGGTMRTVLLFEKGTGLLLGGQMVGQDVVAKRLDVLAVAVYKQMTVFELAELDLSYAPPYAPVWDPLLIAANQAVKAV, from the coding sequence ATGAAAACGGTAATTATTGGCGGAGTAGCCGGCGGGTTGTCCGCCGCCAGCCAGATCAAGCGCGCGGACCGGGATGCAGAGGTGATTGTCCTGGAAAAGTCCGGCGATCCTTCCTACGCCGCGTGCGGCATGCCCTATAACCTCTTCTTCAAGGATACGCCGGTGGAAGCGCTCTATGCCCTGAGCCTCGACACGATCCGGAACGGACGTGGCATCGACTACCGGCTCCGCCATGAAGCTGTCGCCATCGACCCCCGGCGGCAGGAGGTTACGGTTGTCGACCATGAGCAGAACCGGGAGTACCGCGAACGCTACGACTTCCTGGTCTATGCCACGGGCAACCGGCCCGCCCCCCTTCCCTTGCCCGGATTCGATGATCCGGCGGTCTGCTACTTCAAGACCCTGGACGACACGAGGCGGGTCAAACGTCTGATCCATGACCAGGCACCAGCCTGTGCGATTCTGGTGGGGGCCGGGTATACCAATCTGGAGGTGGCCGACGTCCTCTACAACATGAAGATCCGGCCGGTTATCGTGGAAAAGGCCCCGGCGATCCTCCCCGCCTTTGCAGCGGAGATCCGGGATAAGGTGATGGAGAAGATTGCTGAAAAGGGGATCGAATTCCACGCCGGCGTGGACGTCCAGGGGAAGGAAGGCGCCACGGTACGGACCACTGCAGGCGATTTCGACGCCGGCCTCGTGGTCGTTGCCATCGGCGTGAAGCCGAACACCGGCCTCTTCGCCGCGGCCGGGGGCGAGCTCGGGGCGGCCGGGGCCGTCAAAGTCGACCAGTTCCTGCAGACGAACCTCCCCGGCGTCTTTGCCGCCGGGGACTGCGCAGAGCACTATGTCCGCCAACTGGGGAGAAACAGCTACATGCCGCTCGGCCCCGTGGCCAATAAACAGGGGCGTCTTGCGGGCAACAACATCGCTCACCGCGATGCCATGACGATGTTTCACGGCATCGATCAGACCGCGGCGTTCAAGTTTTTCGACCTGACGATTGCCACGACCGGCCTCAACGAACGACAGCTTCGGGAGATGGGGACAGATTTCGGGAAAATCCACGTGGACACACCGACAAGGGGATCATTCCCCGGAGGAGGCACCATGCGGACCGTGCTTCTGTTCGAGAAGGGAACCGGCCTGCTCCTCGGCGGCCAGATGGTGGGACAGGACGTGGTGGCGAAACGGCTCGACGTCCTTGCCGTCGCCGTGTACAAGCAGATGACCGTTTTCGAGCTGGCGGAGCTCGATCTGAGCTACGCGCCCCCCTACGCACCGGTGTGGGATCCTCTCCTCATTGCGGCGAACCAGGCGGTCAAGGCCGTGTGA
- the acnA gene encoding aconitate hydratase AcnA, whose translation MQRNTPDSFGSRAILAVGRSRYNYHSLPKFAESFRADISRLPYSIKILLENLLRREDGVTVKRDDIVALGHWHPRTLPDREIQFMPARVLLQDFTGVPAIADLAAMRSALKRLGGDPARINPLQPADLIIDHSVQVDRYGTLASTETNAELEFRRNRERYQFLRWGQRAFRNFRVVPPDTGICHQVNLEYLARVVVVAEQNGGKWIYPDTIVGTDSHTTMVNGLGVVGWGVGGIEAEAALLGQPCSMLIPRVVGFRLAGRLPPGATATDLVLTVTQMLRKKGVVGAFVEFLGPGLASLTVADRATIGNMAPEYGATIGVFPVDEQTLDYMRLTGRAALVPLIEAYFREQGLWYGPDQPEPWYSDTIELDLGTVEPCVAGPSRPQDRIPLAEVRGSFRKSLAGLMQNEAARIDRSILDCWLGDGGAPRYVAPELSIAPPDEKLGPLERCVPVRQPDGVAYNLCHGSIVIAAITSCTNTSNPSVLMAAGLLAKNAVQRGLQVKPWVKTSFAPGSRVVTDYLASAGLMAYLEGLRFHLVGFGCTTCIGNSGPLPDHIAQAVVDGGLAVAAVLSGNRNFEGRINNYVRTNYLASPPLVVAYALAGNIAMDLTRDPVGVDPNGQPVYLKDIWPADEEVAELVRRHVTPEHFSRGYADILRGNGAWEELPVPASELYQWEETSSYLKEPPFFADVMAVPAPVDDIRGARVLALLGDSVTTDHISPAGAIARESPAGRHLVSLGVKPEDFNSYGSRRGNHDVMVRGTFANVRIRNLLVPGVEGGITNYFPPGQDQGETMPIYDAAMHYQQDDIPLIVVAGAEYGTGSSRDWAAKGTRLLGVRAVIAQSFERIHRSNLIGMGVLPLQFMAGENRETHRLTGQETYDIEGLASLVPGGTLRVTARSAAGSVKEFQVLVRIDTPNELDYYRHGGILPYVLRQALL comes from the coding sequence ATGCAACGAAACACCCCCGACAGTTTCGGGAGCCGAGCGATCCTGGCCGTCGGCCGATCCCGCTACAACTACCACTCCCTGCCGAAGTTCGCCGAGTCGTTCCGTGCGGACATTTCGCGCCTTCCCTACTCAATCAAGATTCTTCTGGAAAACCTTTTGCGCCGCGAGGACGGTGTAACGGTCAAACGCGACGATATCGTGGCGCTCGGCCACTGGCATCCCCGGACTCTCCCGGACCGTGAAATCCAGTTCATGCCGGCCAGGGTTCTGCTCCAGGACTTTACCGGCGTGCCCGCCATCGCCGACCTCGCCGCCATGCGCTCGGCCCTGAAACGTCTGGGTGGCGACCCTGCCCGGATCAATCCCTTGCAGCCAGCCGACCTCATCATCGACCATTCGGTGCAGGTGGACCGGTACGGCACGCTCGCGTCGACCGAGACGAATGCCGAGCTCGAATTCCGGCGCAACCGTGAGCGCTACCAGTTTCTCCGCTGGGGACAGAGGGCGTTCCGCAATTTTCGGGTGGTACCGCCCGATACCGGCATCTGCCACCAGGTCAACCTCGAATACCTCGCCCGGGTTGTCGTGGTGGCCGAACAGAATGGCGGGAAATGGATCTATCCCGACACCATCGTCGGCACCGACTCCCACACCACCATGGTCAACGGTTTGGGGGTCGTGGGGTGGGGGGTGGGGGGAATCGAGGCGGAAGCGGCGCTCCTGGGCCAGCCCTGCTCCATGCTGATCCCCCGGGTGGTGGGGTTTCGGCTCGCGGGAAGGCTACCTCCCGGGGCAACGGCAACGGACCTGGTCCTCACGGTCACCCAAATGCTTCGCAAGAAGGGGGTGGTCGGCGCGTTCGTGGAGTTCCTCGGTCCGGGGCTCGCCTCGCTCACGGTTGCCGACCGCGCCACCATCGGCAACATGGCCCCCGAGTACGGGGCGACCATTGGAGTTTTCCCGGTGGACGAACAGACGCTCGACTATATGCGTCTCACCGGCAGGGCCGCTCTGGTACCCCTCATCGAAGCCTATTTTCGGGAGCAGGGCCTGTGGTACGGCCCCGACCAGCCGGAGCCGTGGTACTCGGACACCATCGAGCTGGATCTCGGCACCGTGGAGCCGTGTGTGGCCGGCCCTTCCCGCCCCCAGGACCGGATACCCCTCGCAGAGGTGCGCGGCTCATTCCGGAAATCCCTGGCCGGACTCATGCAGAACGAGGCGGCCCGCATCGACCGGAGCATCCTGGATTGCTGGCTCGGCGACGGGGGGGCTCCCCGCTATGTGGCCCCGGAGCTTTCCATCGCCCCGCCGGACGAAAAGCTCGGCCCACTGGAGCGGTGCGTGCCGGTCAGGCAGCCCGACGGCGTGGCCTACAACCTCTGCCACGGCTCCATCGTGATTGCCGCCATCACCAGTTGCACCAATACCTCGAACCCGTCGGTCCTCATGGCCGCCGGGCTCCTTGCCAAAAATGCCGTGCAGCGGGGCCTGCAGGTCAAGCCGTGGGTAAAGACCAGCTTTGCCCCGGGTTCACGGGTTGTGACCGATTATCTCGCCTCCGCCGGACTCATGGCATACCTGGAAGGGCTGCGATTCCATCTGGTGGGCTTTGGCTGCACCACCTGCATCGGCAACAGCGGACCGCTCCCCGACCATATCGCCCAGGCCGTTGTGGACGGCGGCCTCGCCGTGGCGGCGGTCCTGTCGGGAAACCGCAACTTCGAGGGGCGGATCAACAACTACGTCCGGACAAACTACCTTGCCTCGCCCCCCCTGGTGGTAGCCTATGCCCTGGCCGGCAACATCGCCATGGATCTTACCCGCGATCCGGTCGGCGTCGATCCGAACGGCCAGCCGGTCTACCTCAAGGATATCTGGCCCGCCGACGAGGAGGTTGCCGAACTGGTGCGCCGCCACGTCACGCCGGAGCACTTCAGCCGCGGCTACGCCGATATCCTGCGGGGCAACGGGGCCTGGGAGGAGCTCCCCGTTCCCGCGAGCGAACTGTACCAGTGGGAGGAAACATCCTCCTATCTCAAGGAGCCGCCATTTTTCGCCGATGTCATGGCCGTGCCGGCACCGGTCGACGATATCCGTGGCGCCCGGGTGCTGGCGCTCCTGGGAGACTCGGTCACCACCGACCATATCTCCCCGGCCGGCGCCATCGCCCGGGAGTCCCCGGCCGGCCGCCATCTCGTCTCCCTGGGGGTGAAGCCCGAAGACTTCAACTCCTACGGCTCCCGGCGCGGCAATCACGATGTGATGGTACGGGGAACGTTCGCCAACGTCCGGATCAGAAACCTCTTGGTGCCGGGTGTCGAAGGGGGGATAACGAACTACTTCCCGCCGGGGCAGGACCAGGGAGAGACGATGCCCATCTACGACGCTGCCATGCACTACCAGCAGGACGACATTCCCCTCATCGTCGTGGCCGGTGCCGAGTACGGCACCGGATCGTCCCGGGACTGGGCCGCCAAGGGGACCAGGCTCCTGGGGGTCCGCGCGGTGATCGCTCAGAGTTTCGAGCGGATCCACCGCTCCAACCTGATCGGCATGGGGGTGCTGCCGCTCCAGTTCATGGCGGGTGAAAACCGCGAGACCCATCGCCTCACCGGACAGGAGACTTATGATATCGAGGGGCTCGCCTCCCTTGTTCCCGGCGGGACGCTTCGGGTCACGGCCCGGAGCGCCGCCGGGAGCGTCAAGGAATTCCAGGTGCTGGTCCGTATCGACACTCCCAATGAGCTCGATTATTACCGTCATGGCGGAATTCTGCCCTATGTGCTGCGCCAGGCATTACTGTAA
- a CDS encoding SLC13 family permease, which produces MIVTVTILALASLLFISGIIRPDLVAVSALILLMLFGILTPDEALSGFSSPIVMMMIGLFVVGGGIFQTGLAKQVSRRLLKLAGTNETTLLIMVMVVTAAFGTTVSNTGTVAVLMPIVVSLATSARINPGRLLMPLAFASSFGGTLTLIGTPPNLVIQETLVSAGYGKLSFFSFTPIGLVGFMVGLVSLLFLRRFLPRNETGKKTRSGRSPGELARKYQLSDNLFRAKVGATSSVASRTLSELNISARFEVNIIEIRRKTSARNQFLKTIDQEIAGPATVLEEGDILYIHGTFDQVRRVTKEYGLILLDHQVPEDRQPAGAEQYATAKIGIAEVMLTPGSNLIGKLVEQSGFREKYRVNILGIQRKDRLLLHNLKGEKMLFGDALLVQGTWKDIALLSAEQADYVVIGQPAEESRRVTMDNKAPIAAGIMLLMVVLLVTELIPAVVSVMIAAVLMVLLGCVRTMEDAYKTINWESIILIGGMLPMSTAIAKTGAAELLSNSLASSLGSYGPVVLLAGVYVTTSVLTLFISNTACAVLLAPIALNAAAQLGVSPYPFMFAVSIGASMCFASPFSTPPNALVMSAGRYTFGDYIKVGLPLQVVMGIVMVLVLPLFFPF; this is translated from the coding sequence GTGATCGTTACCGTAACCATACTGGCACTGGCATCCCTCTTGTTCATCTCCGGGATCATCCGCCCGGATCTCGTTGCCGTCAGTGCGTTGATTCTTCTCATGCTCTTCGGCATCCTGACGCCGGACGAGGCGTTGTCCGGCTTCTCCAGCCCGATTGTCATGATGATGATCGGCCTGTTCGTCGTGGGTGGCGGCATATTTCAGACCGGCCTGGCAAAGCAGGTGAGCAGGAGGCTGCTGAAGCTGGCCGGGACGAATGAGACGACTCTGCTGATCATGGTGATGGTTGTGACGGCGGCATTCGGCACCACGGTAAGCAACACGGGCACGGTGGCGGTGTTGATGCCCATCGTGGTCAGCCTGGCCACGAGCGCCCGCATCAACCCGGGCAGACTGCTGATGCCGCTGGCCTTTGCCAGCAGTTTTGGCGGCACCCTGACACTCATCGGGACACCGCCCAACCTGGTGATTCAGGAGACGCTCGTCAGCGCGGGATACGGGAAGCTGTCCTTCTTTTCATTCACGCCGATCGGGCTGGTCGGGTTCATGGTCGGGCTTGTCAGCCTGCTCTTCCTGCGCCGGTTCCTGCCGAGGAATGAGACGGGGAAGAAGACGCGCAGCGGGCGCTCGCCCGGCGAGCTCGCCCGGAAGTATCAGCTCTCGGACAACCTGTTCCGGGCAAAGGTGGGAGCAACATCCTCCGTTGCATCGAGAACTCTGAGTGAATTGAATATCTCGGCCCGGTTTGAAGTGAATATCATCGAGATCCGGCGCAAAACATCAGCAAGGAATCAATTCCTCAAGACGATCGACCAAGAGATTGCCGGACCGGCTACGGTGCTTGAGGAAGGGGACATCCTGTATATCCACGGCACATTCGATCAGGTGCGGCGGGTTACGAAGGAGTATGGCCTGATCCTGCTGGATCACCAGGTTCCCGAGGACAGACAGCCGGCCGGCGCTGAGCAGTACGCGACCGCGAAGATCGGCATCGCCGAGGTCATGCTGACTCCCGGCTCGAACCTGATCGGCAAGCTGGTCGAGCAATCCGGGTTTCGCGAGAAATACCGGGTAAACATCCTGGGCATCCAGAGAAAGGACCGCCTGCTGCTGCATAACCTGAAGGGAGAGAAGATGCTCTTCGGTGACGCCCTGCTTGTCCAGGGCACCTGGAAGGACATCGCCCTGCTTTCCGCCGAGCAGGCCGATTACGTTGTCATAGGTCAGCCGGCCGAAGAGTCGCGCAGGGTTACCATGGACAACAAAGCGCCCATTGCCGCGGGAATCATGCTGCTGATGGTGGTCCTGCTGGTCACCGAGCTTATTCCGGCGGTTGTCTCGGTCATGATTGCAGCGGTGCTGATGGTGCTGCTGGGCTGCGTTCGCACCATGGAGGACGCATACAAAACCATCAATTGGGAGAGCATTATCCTGATCGGCGGCATGCTTCCGATGTCGACCGCCATCGCGAAGACCGGCGCCGCCGAACTTCTGTCGAACAGCCTGGCAAGCTCCCTGGGCAGTTATGGGCCGGTCGTGCTGCTTGCGGGAGTTTATGTCACGACATCCGTGTTAACATTATTCATCAGCAATACGGCATGTGCGGTGCTGCTCGCCCCGATCGCACTGAACGCAGCGGCACAGCTCGGCGTCAGTCCCTACCCGTTTATGTTCGCTGTCTCGATTGGAGCCAGCATGTGCTTTGCATCGCCATTTTCGACGCCTCCCAATGCGCTCGTCATGTCGGCCGGCCGCTATACATTCGGTGACTATATAAAGGTAGGGCTGCCCCTTCAGGTTGTCATGGGGATAGTGATGGTTTTGGTTCTGCCGCTTTTTTTCCCGTTTTGA
- a CDS encoding hybrid sensor histidine kinase/response regulator, which produces MFKARLTPLSIALIYALAGGAWMVVANALIGTLFGGQPVAAWLTALNGVLLIGVSAVLLFLLVRRREATIIRSQESLRRTNRALATLSECDQALLRADDEQGFIKDVCRIAVEHGGYRQAWAWFAEADGVASVRPVACWESTVTDAKFQLDSDMGQGMAREALAAGVHVVRNINARQGAGELFRRITSSVLSLPLSDDEGAFGALVIYADGADAFAPEEVELLRKLAGNLAHGITTLRVQAEKCQLEKQHAVLAAVLDQFMQGVVLFAPDGLIRYVNQAFERISGTDHAGIINKRIHNYGKSLFGSPFIQALTDVVAQARTRTGRYVIVRDDGSNVDVEVILSPVRETSGTVASYVAIVRDVTPEMQLESQLRHAQKMEAVGTLAGGIAHDFNNILGAIIISTELALDDAKEGASNPELLEIVLNAAERGRNLVTQILAFSRQGEQKRQTVRIAPIVKECLKLLRASLPTTIDIRPTISCEDAMASIDPTQIHQVIVNLCTNAAHAMHGKVGMLEVTLTAVTLHDDITGTHPDLHAGPYVELSVKDTGHGMGSEVLERIFDPFFTTKEQGRGTGLGLPVVYGIVKDHGGGIVVESEPGSGTTVRVLIPRAEQIEEQPEAAPDGAPAGGDERILYVDDEEDLVATTGEMLRRLGYDVVATTGSVEALKLFTAQPGLFDLIITDQTMPLLTGTELTRALRRLRPDVPVLLCSGFIDQDERTILEQARSAGIADVLRKPVDRDEMARAVRRILDRRV; this is translated from the coding sequence GTGTTCAAAGCAAGACTGACTCCCCTGTCGATCGCGCTCATCTATGCCCTGGCCGGCGGAGCGTGGATGGTGGTGGCGAATGCCCTGATCGGCACCCTATTCGGGGGGCAGCCAGTGGCGGCGTGGCTGACCGCGTTGAACGGGGTGCTTCTGATTGGCGTGTCGGCGGTTCTGCTGTTTCTGCTGGTCCGCCGCAGAGAAGCGACCATCATACGCTCGCAGGAGTCGCTGCGGAGAACCAACCGTGCGCTTGCGACCCTCAGCGAGTGCGACCAGGCTCTCCTGCGTGCCGACGACGAGCAGGGGTTCATCAAGGATGTATGCCGGATTGCGGTGGAACACGGAGGGTATCGTCAAGCATGGGCCTGGTTTGCGGAGGCCGATGGAGTGGCATCGGTGCGGCCGGTGGCGTGCTGGGAAAGTACGGTTACGGATGCAAAGTTTCAACTCGACTCGGACATGGGACAGGGGATGGCACGGGAAGCGCTCGCTGCCGGCGTTCATGTCGTGCGGAACATCAATGCCAGACAGGGTGCCGGCGAACTCTTCAGGCGCATCACCTCTTCCGTGCTATCGCTGCCGCTGTCCGACGACGAAGGGGCCTTCGGCGCCCTCGTCATATACGCCGACGGTGCCGACGCCTTTGCCCCGGAAGAGGTCGAGCTCTTGCGGAAGCTGGCCGGCAACCTCGCGCATGGGATTACGACGCTCCGGGTTCAGGCCGAGAAATGCCAGCTTGAAAAACAGCATGCGGTTCTCGCCGCTGTTCTTGACCAGTTCATGCAGGGGGTTGTCCTTTTTGCCCCCGACGGGCTGATACGCTACGTCAATCAGGCATTTGAACGAATCAGCGGGACAGACCACGCCGGTATCATCAATAAGCGCATTCACAACTACGGCAAATCGCTCTTCGGATCTCCATTCATTCAGGCACTGACCGACGTTGTCGCCCAGGCGAGGACGCGAACCGGAAGATATGTCATCGTACGGGACGACGGCAGCAATGTGGATGTCGAGGTAATTCTTTCCCCGGTCAGGGAGACGTCCGGCACCGTCGCAAGCTATGTTGCCATTGTCCGTGACGTGACGCCGGAGATGCAGCTGGAAAGCCAATTGCGCCACGCACAGAAAATGGAAGCCGTGGGGACACTGGCCGGAGGGATCGCCCATGATTTCAACAATATTCTGGGGGCCATAATTATCAGTACCGAGTTGGCTCTTGATGACGCAAAAGAGGGGGCAAGCAACCCGGAGCTGCTTGAAATAGTGCTCAATGCGGCCGAACGCGGCAGGAACCTGGTCACGCAGATTCTCGCCTTCAGCAGGCAAGGCGAGCAAAAACGGCAAACGGTGCGAATAGCCCCGATCGTAAAGGAATGCCTGAAACTGCTGCGGGCTTCCCTGCCAACAACCATCGACATTCGTCCCACCATCTCCTGCGAAGACGCAATGGCTTCGATCGACCCGACCCAGATCCATCAGGTCATCGTGAACCTTTGCACCAATGCGGCCCATGCGATGCACGGCAAGGTGGGGATGCTCGAAGTCACCCTGACCGCGGTCACCCTCCATGATGATATAACCGGCACTCATCCCGACCTGCATGCCGGCCCCTATGTGGAACTTTCGGTCAAAGATACGGGACACGGCATGGGAAGCGAGGTTCTGGAGCGTATCTTCGATCCGTTTTTCACCACGAAGGAGCAGGGACGGGGAACAGGACTGGGTCTGCCCGTTGTCTATGGTATCGTAAAGGACCATGGCGGGGGGATCGTGGTGGAGAGCGAGCCCGGCAGCGGAACGACCGTGCGGGTCCTGATTCCGAGGGCGGAACAGATCGAGGAACAGCCGGAGGCCGCGCCTGACGGTGCACCCGCCGGGGGGGACGAGAGGATTCTCTATGTGGATGACGAAGAAGACCTGGTCGCCACCACCGGCGAGATGTTACGGCGGCTCGGCTACGACGTTGTTGCCACCACGGGCAGTGTCGAAGCGCTGAAGCTGTTCACCGCTCAACCCGGGCTCTTCGACCTGATTATCACCGATCAGACCATGCCCCTGCTGACCGGAACGGAACTGACCCGTGCACTACGCCGCCTTCGGCCGGATGTGCCGGTTCTGCTTTGCTCCGGCTTTATCGACCAGGATGAACGAACGATCCTTGAACAAGCCCGTTCGGCAGGCATTGCCGACGTCCTGCGGAAGCCGGTTGACAGAGACGAAATGGCCCGGGCTGTTCGACGGATATTGGACAGGAGAGTATAA
- a CDS encoding Rieske (2Fe-2S) protein, with the protein MQFAAKLAEVPLWGKKLVTVNGEEVVLINDKGTITACENYCPHQGSPMLAGVVKDGAISCPRHGWHYDLANGACTDHPGYTLKTYRVEVVGDDIMIGTATESD; encoded by the coding sequence ATGCAGTTTGCCGCAAAGCTCGCCGAAGTCCCCCTCTGGGGCAAGAAGCTCGTCACCGTCAACGGCGAAGAAGTGGTGCTGATCAATGACAAAGGAACGATAACAGCCTGCGAGAACTATTGTCCCCACCAGGGAAGCCCGATGCTGGCAGGGGTGGTCAAGGACGGCGCCATCTCGTGTCCGCGGCACGGCTGGCACTACGATCTGGCCAACGGCGCCTGTACCGACCATCCCGGCTATACCCTGAAAACCTACCGGGTCGAGGTGGTTGGCGACGATATCATGATCGGCACGGCAACCGAATCCGACTGA
- a CDS encoding rubredoxin has product MQRWICTVCQYVYDPFVGDPLNGVPPGTPFEELPDGWVCPACGVAKNMFVPA; this is encoded by the coding sequence ATGCAGCGTTGGATCTGCACCGTCTGTCAGTATGTCTATGATCCCTTCGTGGGCGATCCCTTGAACGGTGTCCCGCCCGGAACTCCTTTTGAGGAACTTCCCGACGGGTGGGTTTGCCCGGCATGCGGAGTCGCCAAAAACATGTTCGTGCCAGCTTGA